TGTGGACCACAAGAGATCAACCATGTGGCTAACCACAAGCCACCACTCACACAGCCTGAAATCCAGAACAACGAACGCAACCGTGAGGCTGATCTTGAGcgcactgcagctgcagtctcCTCCAGTAtggcagaagaagagaggaagcagCGAGATGCCGAGCGCTACGGCTTCCAGAAGGACGGGGCAGAACGTGAACGTCCACTCACCAAGATCAACAGCATCAAACTGCTGCCCGCCCAGGCAGCAGCCGTCAAAGCTAACGTCACCTCGCCACAGACTCCAACTGAGGTGGATGGGCCACACCGTAGCCCCCAGGTTAATGGATCTGGTGAACAGTGTCCAGCTGATGGGACTAGAGTCCCTCCTCAGCGAAGTCCCACCCATGAGCCAGACCGCAACCTAAGCAGGACCAGCTCCATGCAGCAACTGGAGCAGTGGGTTCGCACACAAAGAGGACGTAACCAGGACGATGACACCCGGAGGTTGGTTTTGATAATATGGCCTTTTGCAGGTTTAAAGAAATATTCATGTTCAGAGCAGCTCCAGTGCACCTTGACTACTGGAGGGATCAACTtcattcttccaaaagatattccctcatttggtgttttatCAATGGTGGTAACGCATCAGTCCAAAATCCCCCATAGCTTATGATTCACATCCTTTTCATACTCCTAAAACCATTAAGTGGCTCTTTGTGCCCTGTGGATGGGGGCATTGTTAtcctgtttctccactcatcttcaggtttttcctttaatttgtcacccgtcTGCCTGTGCGCTGCACAAGGAGATAATATGCCAGCACAAGTTGTTTTTAGGTTATTGCAGAAGAGTCCAATTTTGTCCTACTTCACCAAGAAGTGGAACTTGGCTAAACTTAGTATAATCGAGAACTGCTGATTCACCTGCATCTTGAGACAGGAGGGATTCTCCTTAAGCATCTGAGTGCCCACATACTCTACATATGCAGACTCAGATTTTCCAAAGCTTCTTAGTCCCATTTCTTTCTAAAGCTGTGTTGTTTAAAgccagaggactcacacacacacctcaccatGATTTAAATTCTTTGACATAACACTATTAAGTGTCCACAGTAAGTATACCTGGGGATAAACAATAGCTGAGCAGAGCTGTTAGCCAGAGTTACTGCCTGCCGTGGGAGTTGAGATTAAACTTGCTCTCTCCCAGTGTCTGTccgtctgcctgcctgtccgtctgtctgtctccatctggCTGCCCAGCTTGTACTCATGTTTGACACTGCCTCGCCTCTTTTTCCCCACTCACTCCCTAAGTAAGCTGATTTTAAGAATTGGACATACACCTGCTTTGTTCAATGCATGAATTTAAGAAGGTTATCATGGATAAAACCACAACAAAGGCCTCTCCATTCTCTCTCCATTCAACAGTAGGCTCTGTTTGTCATTACATGCATGTCCTCCAGAATGATGTTTAGTTtccaaggattttttttttttttttttgtaatactaCTGGGTTTTACAGACCAGTGAGCTATCGAGCCAGGATCTGTCAGGGAGTCTTAATAGGAGGCTCTCTCGATGCCAGCTGCACTGACTTTGAACTCACTGTGGAAGTGGAGCTTTTCGAAGCTTTGTTGTCACAGGAAAGGTCTAATTTGTCCTGGGGGGGGGATCTTGCTTCTCTCTATCTACTAAAGAGACACATGGTAACACATAGAAAACAGATTCAAACATGCTGCAACCTACTGTTAAAACATACTGCAGTCAACATgattgttgtgttgtgctgttcagACACATCCAGAGCAGGGGGAAGGATCCAATTTGAATCTCTGTAGAAGACCAGACTGGGGATGTTTTGCAACTACAGACAGGCTAATCAAAAAGTTTTACTGATTTGCTATTTCATAACATGACATTGCTTGGATGAGTGATGTAGCTAGTAAGTTATAatttctttgtttggttttattcagatgtcatttctttttctctgctacTCACTtttgttattaattattaagTAAGTATTCATATTACCGTAATtactgatttgtttgtttgactttcACCAAACACcagttaaaaaataatgtcTGTATGAATCAAGTCAATGAAATCTaatagttttttctttctccccagCATCACATCATACCAGACTCTGCCTAGAAACATGCCAAGCCATCGGGTACCCTATATGCCTCATTATGGAGATGGCTACCGCAGTATGCCCAGGAATAGCATCGCACAGCGGGACAGCATCTGCAGTATGTCGCCATCATTGTACGACCAAGCCCTGGGTCCCTCACCGATGGACAAGCGACGCTCCATGCGCGATGACACCATGTGGCAGTTGTATGAATGGCAGCAAAGGCAGGCCTACAGCAGGCAGCCAGGGCTCTACAGCAATATGGCCAGTCCCAAAACCATGATCAACCTGTCAGAGCATGCCGCACCGAGCCACTCcatccccccctcaccctcccaCGGCTCCCTCTCCATGTACGGCGGCTACTCTCCGATGCGATCCTACAACGTGAACAATGCTCATTCTGAGGTTTCCTCCCCCATCTACAGAAGAGACATGAGCATTGACAGACGGCACAGGTCTCAACTCAACAAGGTCagtgaagacacacacaaaagctgaaGGCATGATTcagcaacataacaaaaaaaaacttatttatCACTTACTTTTAGTGGTATCTGGTTATCTTTTTATTTGCTCAGATATGAGAAATAGATTTCTGCCATTACAATGGAGGTGATGGTTATGTTACAGCTACTTTCTACTGAAGAAATTGCCCTTCTAAAAACTGTTAACAATGTGTACCTTTGATTATCCAGACactcaaaagaaagaaaaatgttgctgaagaTTTTTGTAAATGTCAGTTTTGGTACGTAACATTAATGTCTCAAGAAAGAAATTGACTCTcaaaggtccacttactagcttttaGAGTGTTTGAGCCTATTTTGTTATATAtacttttccaaaatgtcaagaATAAATCCATGCATTCACGCTCAATTCATTTCagtgcagcacaaaaaaaatgcaattcttcttctctgtgtttgttgtgacaGAAATCTGAGATGTATATCTCTGTACTTTGGCATATGTACAACATGTTTCTTTGTATTTGGTTGAATCCTTCGGCTATGAATGATTATTTAAAGCTGTCTGTGGTGTAACTGAcgggtgtttttgttttactgtgtccTGTAGTATGCCTACCCACCTGATAGAAGGTCTATGCCTGCAGGGATCCCAGTCCAGACTATCACTGCCCAGTCTCTTCAAGGCAAAACAGTAAGTTGTCATCCAAGTCGTCCCCTCCTGTGTCCATCACTGGCTTCTAATTGCTCAGGTTTGAGTCAATGTGCTTCTCAGTGAAGATGCGTTTATGAATTTCTCTAATGCACTTCTGTACTACCAGTAATTTCACGCTTGGGTTCTACGCACTTTTTCATTTGGGTTTAATTGGACTTTTTTGACAGACAAGGTTATTTTCATAACATCTCCTGCCCTACCCACTCCGTCTTCCTCTTTATGTCCTTCCTTTCCATCCAGGAAGACATTGTGACAGAATCTTCAGACATAGATTTAGGCAGAACTCAAATGTATGTTCCAAGTCGTAGGATTTAGGGTATGTTCACTTCAGGAGCTCCTTAGACTTGCTTCATATCAGTGGAGACTTAAAAACCCTGTCACTCACAACTCTCTAAGCCAGATCAGGAATTTATGTCAAAGCCGTACACAGTGCTACGTCCTCGTGGAGCTGGTAAAGTGCAAATTGGATTCTATTATAAATGCTCAACTGTCCTCCTGTCTTGAGTGGACCTGTCGAATCTGCATGCTGCTGGCAGCGATAGCACCTTGGATAATCTCATGGTCCTGAGCTGCATGAAAACTCAGTACCTGGATATAGCAACTCTTCATCTATTGGGAGCCGGATACCTCTAAATCTCCTGTCCTGGTGtgttctctccttccctttcccGCTCCCCCTTCGGTGTGTCCCTGTTTCATTGTGGCTGtgtgtccctccctccctccctcccttgcaGCCTGAGGAACTGACTCTGCTGCTGATAAAGCTGCGGCGGCAGCAGGCAGAGCTAAACAGTATCCGGGAGCACACTGTAGCACAGCTTATGCAACTAAACATGGATGGCGACAACCCAAAGGTCAGGCCCCCAGAGATGCCTCTGCAGGCGTGTGTGTTAGCGTGTGGTGTGTATGCCATCTTTACCCACTTCCATTATCCATCTTGAtccagaggattttttttttcacacatggaTGATTTAAGGAGAAAGGCGCTACAGTAGGCATTTTCTCTGTAAGGGGCTGTGCTTTGGTTTGACATTGTCTGTTCATCATATTTAGGGATCAGCTACTTTAGAAGTCAGCTTTCGCccaaatgtgtgaaatgtctggaGACATAAATAGATATATTTTAAAACTAGGATCTGACTACAGTCTGCAGTTGATGAGATCATCACATTTGGGCCATTTCAACAGGGCAAGCAGTTGACTGAGTCATTTTACTTCCATGAAGAGTCCAGACAGATGTTAGCCGGAAATGAAGCTTAAAGCCATTGGCGAGCTTAAAGAGTGACCGGCTAAGGAGGTTAAGACCACTGGCAAATGTAAAGGTTAATTCaggatttttgcattttaagtcTCTTCTAAGACGACAGACTACAGATTTGACCATTACTGATGTAGGTCAACTGGGCTAGAGGTGGAGAATGGTTGAGTTTGCGTGATTAGGGGTTGTAATCAGTtttgcactgtttgtttttcttgttttgttttgttttttttaaactactgtTCTACAATTTCTACATTATTTGAGGGCTCCTCAGACCAGTAGAGTTAAAGATAGATGCCTTACCTTATGTAGCAGTAGAGGGTTAGAAACAGGATACTCGCAGAGCGTTTAAATGAtgtagctgatttttttttttttttcgaaccTTGGCTGACTGCTTTCATGGTGTTTTTCCTGCAAGACTCTGCAAGACTGTACATGGCAATTTGGAGCTCTAGTCCAATATTACACTCATTAGTTCACCTTTCATAGCACATCTGGTACCTGACCTAATTTTTttgagtgtgagaaagaaaacatgacttCCTTTTCTCTTGTCTCACTCTCCtgttgccttttcttttctctccttttttttgctgctgacGCTAGAATGACATTCTCTCCCATCACCTCCAAAGGAACCTCATGTTTTTGGACAATCAGGTGGGGTAATGCATGAATGCATGGCCCTGTCTCCTTCTGTCATGAACTGAACTCATTTAATGCTTTgctattattatattaattcttatgtaatataatttaaaatttatCACAGCATTTACAGCCTAAGCTTGTCTGCAGCGCCTGTCCCCTGATGGGCATGTTCTTTCATTCATTAGTTTGAGTACATACCCTAAACTCACTGTCAGCTATACTAACTGAATATCCGAATATCACTCTGTTCTGTATAGTTGGGAGGTGTGGGTGGTCTGTATCTTCCATATAAAGTACAAATAGAGAAGCATGTGTCATATTATTGAACGGTTGTGCCTACAAAGGAATTTTTAACTTCAgtcttttgtgcttttttattGCTCTGATGTGCTTTGAGAATTTGAGCAATTACAAAACTGCACTGTTAGTACACAGAGGCACAATAACATGTTTCTTATAATAATTCTAGAGAAGATAATTTCATAGTGAAATGAACTGGTGTCAGATTTGTGTAACCAAAATCAAAAGTGAAGGGATGAGGATTAACATTTACCATCTACTGTGACACACATTGCAACAATAGTTCTTGCTATATTTTCACCATTATAAAACATCAAGGTTTAACCGGAGCTTTCTGCTGCTAGTAAGTTCACGTCTTGGACTTTTGCACTACAGTGTCTTCCTGATCCTGTTTGTGAGCATTTCTTATTGCTTCTCATTGCTGTATCCATCCCTGTCCGCTGTGGATGcacatgtttatgtttgagTCTACTTTTTGTGAGAGCGCAAGTGAGGTGTAACGACATTGTGGGTGTTCTCTCTGAAGTGAAGCACTGCTGTAAACTGACACTTGCTATATCGCTCCTCTCCATACTGGACTAGATGAAGGAAAATGACCCTTTAATCGTCATGACTCACACTTTGATTGAGAACTCTGCCCCAAGGCCTCAACTTTACCAGCAAGTAAGGCCAGCCAAAGGCTTTGCTCCGCCTCATCCTCACCAGTCACTGTTGTTCTTTTGGTCTGTTTTGCAATGCTCCTCCTTCGATTGTCCAAGTCCCCATGGCATCTTGAGACCGGTCTCCCTGTATCGTTTGTATCGCCAGCACCTCCTCATCCATTGCTTTTGACTGTTCTTCTCTTATAATGAGAAGTCATGCCAAATATGGGCATGACTTGTAAAAGAGTAGTTGGATGTGTGTGCTTCACTGTTCAGTTAAATCCCTTCCTCACTCTCAGGTTTATGTGTGGGAGCTGGATGCAGTTTATTCTAGAGGTTGCCATGTGTTAAATATTCAACAAGCTGTGGGACCGTCCTAAATCAATTGTTAAAGCTGTGGTCACACCCAGATCATTTAGGTAGCAAAGTCTGTAGTCTTTACTCATTTAGCTTTGTCTAGTTCCCTAACCAGTGAAGGCCAGTGTGTGATTTTTCATAGTACTTTGCAGAATGTGTTCCCTCTCATTAGCCACCTGGACTTGGCTGGGGGATTCTAATTAGCGTAACTTAATTCAGCTTTGCCAGACTGGTCACATGTCAGCACAGTTCATTTCCAAATACTTAATATATCTGTGAAAAAAGACATGCTCAATTTAAAGCCTGCTGGGGATTGTTTTTATGCTGTAATTTATGTACAGTTAAGTTTATTGACATTCAGTGTCTGCACTTAGGATGCGTTATTATTCCACTCTTCTAAAACAGATACCCAACTCAATACTC
The window above is part of the Toxotes jaculatrix isolate fToxJac2 chromosome 5, fToxJac2.pri, whole genome shotgun sequence genome. Proteins encoded here:
- the LOC121181769 gene encoding pleckstrin homology domain-containing family A member 5-like isoform X4; the encoded protein is MAADLQPEWISCLPSSWSYGVTRDGRVFFVNEEAKSTTWLHPVSGEAVITGHRKTPDLPTGWEEGYTFEGARCFINHNERKVTCKHPVSGLPSQDNCIFVINEQSASKVPANEKKERALNTMSEASNYTGGSDYAANPSSPAGRPSRPSKKVHNFGKRSNSIRRNPGAPVIKRNWLYKQDSTGMKLWKKRWFVLSDLCLFYYRDEKEEGILGSILLPSFHVSMLSVDDHINRKYAFKATHPNMRTYYFCTDTAKEMESWMKVMTDAALVHSEPVKRLDRLKVEQCGPQEINHVANHKPPLTQPEIQNNERNREADLERTAAAVSSSMAEEERKQRDAERYGFQKDGAERERPLTKINSIKLLPAQAAAVKANVTSPQTPTEVDGPHRSPQVNGSGEQCPADGTRVPPQRSPTHEPDRNLSRTSSMQQLEQWVRTQRGRNQDDDTRSITSYQTLPRNMPSHRVPYMPHYGDGYRSMPRNSIAQRDSICSMSPSLYDQALGPSPMDKRRSMRDDTMWQLYEWQQRQAYSRQPGLYSNMASPKTMINLSEHAAPSHSIPPSPSHGSLSMYGGYSPMRSYNVNNAHSEVSSPIYRRDMSIDRRHRSQLNKYAYPPDRRSMPAGIPVQTITAQSLQGKTHTLS